A DNA window from Leptolyngbyaceae cyanobacterium contains the following coding sequences:
- a CDS encoding anti-sigma regulatory factor — protein MAIIQESILKTSTTLNALSEVLLWFEGLHRSAIAKKIWLRCQLALAEAFTNAVRHAHKNQSSEVPIEIKVTILKDRLEIRIWDYGQPFDLEKKLKEMPSNEDNDTGGGRGLQLMKSLVDRLSYTRQEDGRNCLLMVKHYTGDNGSIQRNMVDFS, from the coding sequence TTGGCAATAATCCAAGAAAGCATTTTAAAAACTTCCACTACTCTGAATGCTTTGAGTGAAGTACTGTTATGGTTTGAGGGATTGCATCGGTCGGCAATTGCTAAAAAAATTTGGTTGCGCTGTCAACTGGCATTAGCAGAAGCATTTACCAATGCGGTGCGTCATGCCCATAAAAACCAATCTTCTGAAGTGCCGATCGAAATTAAAGTAACAATTTTAAAAGATCGTCTAGAAATCAGAATATGGGATTACGGCCAGCCTTTCGATTTAGAGAAAAAACTCAAAGAAATGCCCAGTAATGAAGATAATGATACTGGAGGAGGGCGGGGTTTACAACTAATGAAAAGTTTAGTCGATCGCCTCAGTTATACCAGGCAGGAAGATGGCCGTAATTGCTTGTTAATGGTGAAGCATTATACGGGAGATAACGGATCGATCCAACGTA